In Helianthus annuus cultivar XRQ/B chromosome 8, HanXRQr2.0-SUNRISE, whole genome shotgun sequence, a single genomic region encodes these proteins:
- the LOC110936275 gene encoding uncharacterized protein LOC110936275 isoform X1: MEEGEIVEEDGGCPHNTNTWRMSTAAAYGSSAPAAHSTPSPSTLQPSNPVKATTNQPWIPSPSSKTSAETSVFFLVSSTPPLSDEQEGFLGLSGAILLQVYKTAFNAGVL, translated from the exons ATGGAGGAAGGAGAGATTGTGGAAGAAGACGGTGGTTGCCCTCATAACACCAATACATGGCGGATGTCAACGGCAGCAGCATATGGATCCAGTGCACCAGCGGCTCACTCTACACCTTCTCCTTCTACTCTTCAGCCCTCAAATCCAGTCAAGGCTACAACCAATCAACCCTGGATACCATCTCCGTCTTCAAAGACATCGGCGGAAACTTCGGTGTTCTTTCTGGTCTCATCTACACCGCCACTTTCCGACGAACAAGAG GGTTTTCTTGGCTTGAGTGGAGCTATACTGCTTCAAGTATATAAAACAGCTTTCAACGCTGGAGTTTTATAA